DNA from Paraburkholderia sp. BL10I2N1:
GTCATCTAAGGGTCAGTTGAGACCGCGTGCAATCAGGATCTTCTGGATATCGCTCGTGCCTTCGTAGATCTGGCAGACGCGCACATCGCGGTAGATGCGTTCGACCGGAAAGTCGCTCAGGTAACCGTAGCCGCCATGAATCTGCAGCGCGGCTGAGCAGATCCGCTCCGCTGCTTCCGAGGCGAACAGCTTCGCCATCGCCGCCTCGGTCAGGCACGGTTGGCCGGCATCCTTCAGCGACGCAGCGTGCCAGATCAACTGCCGCGCGGCCTCGAGTTGGGTAGCCATATCGGCGAGCCGGAACTGCACCGCCTGATGCGCAAATAACGGCTGGCCGAAGCTCTCGCGCTCTTTCGCATAGGCGAGCGCCGCCTCGAACGCCGCACGCGCCATGCCGACGCTCTGCGCGGCGATGCCGATGCGTCCGCCTTCCAGCCCTGACAACGCGATGCGGTAGCCTTCACCTTCGGCGCCGATCAGGTTCGCGGCGGGCACACGGCAGTCTTCGAAGACGATCTGCGCCGTATCCGACGAGTGCTGGCCGAGCTTGTCTTCGAGCCGGGCGACGACGTAACCCGGTGTCTTCGTCGGTACGATGAATGCGCTGATGCCGCGCTTGCCGGCAGCTTTGTCGGTGACGGCCATTACGATCGCCACGTCGCCGTTCGCGCCGCTCGTGATGAACTGCTTGACCCCGTTGAGCAAGTACACGTCGCCATCGCGCGTCGCGGTGGTGCGTAGCGCCGAGGCATCCGATCCGGCCTGCGGTTCAGTCAGACAGAACGCGCCGAGCATTTCGCCGTGTGCCAGCGGCGTGAGCCAGTCGTGTTTCTGCGCTTCGTTGCCATAGGTGAGCAGAATGCTGCATACCGGGCAGTTGTTCACCGAGATCGCCGTCGATGTGCCGCCGTCGCCTGCCGCGATTTCCTCGAGGATCAACGCAAGCGCGAGTGCGTCGAGTCCCGCACCGCCGTATTCTTCCGGCACCAGCACGCCGTACGCACCGAGTTCGGCCAGTTGCCGGTGCACATCCTTCGGAAAGGTGCGGTCGCGGTCCCATTGCGCGGCGTGCGGCGTGACAGCGTCGCGCACGAACGTGCGCACCGCGTCGCGGACCATCAGGTGATCCTGGTCAAGCACCATGATTCGTCTGTCTCCTCACCACTCGAGTGGCGTACCGTCGTATTGATAGAAGCGGCCGTTGAACGCGGCATGGGCGCCGGCCGCCTGGGCGAGCACATCGCGCATACCGGCGACGCTGCGCTCCGGATCGATCGCGGCCTGTGCACCGCCCATATCCGTGCGCACCCATCCCGGATGCAGCGCGATGCACGCCGCGCTGCGTGTCTGCAGCGAGGCGATCTTGATCGCGTCGTTCAGCGCCGCCTTGCTCGCGCGATACAGCCAGCCCGTGGTGCCGGTGGCCTCATTAAGGCTGCCCATCTTGCTCGACAGCACGGCCAGCACGCCACCGGCGTCTTCGACGAGGGGCAGGAGCATCGGGATCAACTGCATCGGACCGCGCACGTTCGTGATCATCACGTGATCGAAGTCTTCGGCCGTGATCGTTTCGATGCCTTCGGTGCGCGGGCCATAGACACCGGACACGATCACCGCCGCGTTCAGCGGCTCACCGTCGAGCTTCCAGCCAAGCGCAGCGATTTCCTCGGGCTCGGTCACGTCGAGCGGGAAGGTCTCCGCGCCGAGGTCGGCGAGTGCGTCAAGCGAGGCGTCGTCGCGCGCGGTGGCGAGCACGCGCCAGCCGGCACGTTTGTACTGGCGGGCGAATTCGCGTCCAATGCCGCGGGACGCACCTACGATCAACACGGTTTTCATGGGCCTACCTCGCTCGCCTTTCGATGATGTGGATTCGGACCTTGATGTTTGCCGGGACTCGCGCAGACGTGATGAGCGAATACGCGAGCCGTGCGGAACAGGCGCGGCTCGCGCGGCGCCGTTACACCAGTTCGACACCCATCGCCGTCGCCTCGCCACCTCCGATGCACAGGCTCGCCACGCCTCGCCTCAGCCCGCGCTGCTTCAGCGCGCCGATCAGGGTAACCAGAATCCGTGCGCCGGACGCACCGATGGGATGGCCGAGCGCACAGGCTCCGCCGTTCACATTGACCTTGTCGTGCGGCAGGCTGTGTACCTTCATTGCGGCCATCGTGACGACAGCGAACGCTTCGTTGATCTCGTACAGATCGACGTCCTGCGCGCGCCAGCCGTTTTTCTCGAACAGCTTGCTGATTGCACCGACCGGCGCCGTCGTGAACTTCGCCGGTTCCTGCGCGAACGTCTTGTGACCGACGATGCGGGCAAGCGGCGTCACGCCAAGCTGCTTTGCGGTCGATTCGCGCATCATCACGAGCGCGGCTGCGCCGTCCGAAATCGATGACGAGTTGGCCGCCGTCACCGTGCCCGTCTTGCTGAAGGCGGGCTTGAGCGTCGGAATCTTGTCGAGGTTCGCCTTGAACGGCTGCTCATCGCGGTCCACGTTCACCTCGCCTTTGCGGCTTTCCACGGTGACGGGGGCGATTTCCCACGCGAACGAACCGTCCTCGTTTGCGCGCTTCGCACGTTGCAGCGATTCGACTGCGAATGCGTCCTGTGCCTCGCGTGTGAAATCGAACGAGCCGGCGCATTCCTCGGCAAACGTGCCCATCAGACGACCCTTTTCGTAGGCGTCTTCAAGGCCGTCGAGGAACATGTGATCGAGCACCTGGCCGTGGCCCATGCGCATGCCGGCGCGCGCCTTCGGCAGCAGATACGGTGCGTTCGTCATGCTCTCCATGCCGCCGGCAACCATCACGTCGACCGAGCCGGCAATCAGCATGTCGTGCGCGAACATCGCTGCGCGCATGCCGGAGCCGCACATCTTGTTGACCGTCGTGCTGCCCGTGGCGAGCGGCAGACCCGCGCCGAGCGCGGCCTGGCGCGCCGGCGCCTGGCCCTGGCCGGCTGGCAGCACGCAGCCCATCACCACTTCGTCGATCTGTTCGGGCTTCAGTCCGGCGCGCTCTACGGCGGCCTTGATTGCCACCGAGCCGAGCTGCGACGCGGTTAGCGTGGCGAAATCGCCCTGGAACGCCGCCATCGGCGTGCGGGCGACCGAAACGATCACCACGGGATCATGTTTTGTCTCACTCATGTTTCAGCTCCTTGATGACACCTTCGACCACGGCGGGCACGTCGCCGAGCTTCGCAGCGTCGGCGGCGACGACGTCGTTGTCCGCTTCATGTGCGCGGCTCGCCGATACGGCGGCCACACAATGTTCATAGGTCGCGGCCAGCGCGCCCGGTTCGTTGATCGTCATGCCGAGATTGCGAACCCGGCCGTCGTGAACCCCGTAAGCCCAGCCATGCACGGTCAGTTCCTGACCGCGCGCCCACGCGTCGTTGACGATCGTCGTGCGGCACACGTTGACCACCTGTTCGATCGTGTTGAGTTCCACGAGCCGCCGGTGCCGCGCTTCGCCCATCGGCCACTCTTCGAGGAGCGCGGCGTGCTTCGCCCGCACGTCCTGAATGTGATGCAGCCAGTTGTCCGCGAGGCCGACGCGCCGGCCGTGCAACGCCGCGCCGACGCCCGAGCAGCCGTAGTGGCCCACTACCATGATGTGCTTGACCTTCAGCAGATCGACGGCGAACTGGATCACCGACAGGCAGTTCAGATCGGAATGCACGACGACATTCGCGATGTTGCGATGGACGAACACCTCGCCCGGCGGCAAGCCGATGATCTGGTTTGCTGGCACACGCGAATCCGAGCAGCCGATCCACAGGTATTCGGGCGTCTGCTGGTCAGCGAGGCGCGAGAAATACTCGGGATCCTCCGAGAGCTTGCGTTCGACCCACGCCTCGTTGTTTTCGAACAGTTGGGCGAGCGGGTTGGCAGAAGGTTGAGCGTTCGTAGTCATGATGCGTCGTATCAGGTTCGGGGCCGAAGAAGCGGCATGTTTCGTAGCGGGAGCCGCGGAAGTAGCGGGCAATGTGCGGTGCGCATGATGCTCACGCGGCACGCATGGCGCGCTCGCTGTCCGTATCCTGCGGCGCGCCGTCCTCACCGGCAAAGCGCGCCTGGTACCGGACGCAGAAACGCATACTCCGGTCATACGGGAAAAAATCGGGCAGTTCGCCCTTCAGTAGATGATCCTTGTGCGTTTGCCAGAGCTTGGGGTCGAAGAAGTCGGCGTGATGCTTCATGAAGCTCGCCCGCACCCGCGGGTCGCCGAGCAGGAAGGTGCCGTACGTCTCAGGAAAGATGTCGTGTGGGCGGACCGTGTACCACGGCTCGTCCGACATTTCGTCTTCGTCATTGCGCGGAGGCGGCACCGCGCGCACGTTGCAGTCGGTCAGGTATTCGATTTCGTCATAGTCGTAGAACACGACGCGGCCATGGCGCGTCACGCCGAAGTTCTTGTACAGCATGTCGCCCGGGAAGATGTTTGCCTGCATCAGTTCCTTCACCGCGTCGCCGTATTCCTTGATGCCGTGGTCCACGTCGGCATCGCTGCCGTTTTGCAGGAACAGGTTGAGCGGCACCATCCGGCGTTCAATGTACAGGTGCTTGATGACGAGGTCCTCACCTTCGTATTCGAGCATCGACGGCACTTCTTTTTCGAGTTCGCACAGCAGCGCATGGTCAAGTCGCGACAGCGGCAAAGCGACGCTTGAATATTCGAGCGTGTCAGCCATCCGCCCCACGCGGTCGTGTCGTTTGACGAGCTGATACTTCTGCTGGACCTGCTCGCGCGTGGTTTCCTTGGGTAGCGGAAAGCGGTCCTTGATGAGCTTGAACACGTACGGAAACGATGGCAGCGTGAACACCAGCATCACCAGCCCGCGGATGCCCGGTGCAATGATGAACTGGTCGCTCGAATGCGACAGATGGTGCAGCAGATCGCGATAGAACAGGTTCTTGCCCTGCTTCTGCAAGCCCACCGACGTGTAGATTTCCGCCTTCGGCTTGCCCTGCATGATCGTGCCGAGAAATTCCACATACGCTGACGGCACTTCCATATCGACCAGAAAGTACGAGTGCGAAAAGCTGAAGATGATCAGCAGCTGCTCGCGCCTGAGCAGCACGGTATCGAGTGCCAGCACGCCCGGCCGCGTGTGACGCACCGCCACGGCGAACGGCAGCAACGCGTCGCCGTTGATGATGCGGCCGACGATGTAGGCCGACTTGTTCCGGTAGAACAGCGACGACAGCACGTGAATCTGGAAATTGGCGGCTTCTACGAAATTGCCGAATGCGTCGCGGATTGCCTGTATCACGCAGCCGACGTCGCGCGTCAGATCCTCGAACGGCGGCTCCAGCTGGAAGTTCGTGACGATGCGCTCGAGCGTCGCGGCAAGGCCATCCTTGCCCGGGTAATACGCGCGATAGGTCGGCTTGGCGGCGGGTTCGTCGTTCTCGATGTACTCAGTCGAAATCGCCGGCCGCACGAAGATGAAGTCGTTGTTGAAATACGAGCGATGCAGGATCTTGCAGCAGACCGAATTGAAAAACGTCTCCGCGCACTCGGGCTGGCGGTGCGTCGTCAACAGGCCGATGTAGTGCAGCTTGATCTGCTGCCAGACTTCATCGTCGATATTTTCCGCGTCGTACTCATCTTCGAGCAGAACGACGCATTCCTCGACGCGTTCGTCATACGACGTGATGCGCTCGCGCGCGAGCCTTTGGAGAGCGTGCCAGTCGCCGGCTTCGAAGAGGGCCTTGGCGTGAATCGCGGCTTCGCGAAAGATCCGGTAATGCCGGTCGAAACCTTCGAGCATGGTCTGCGCGACATCGAAGCCGATCTGCGACGAGAGCAGTTTGGGAAAGTGATTCATGTCGACCGTGCGTGCGTCCAGTGTCGTGAAGACACCCGTCATTGTATCGTCCGGGTGCGGCCGCGAGGCTATTCGGCGTCGGGCTTGCGACATGCCGCCGTCAGCATGTTCGCGGGCGTTCGCCGCCTTTCAGGCTATCTCCATTCAATGCTGCGCAATGCAGCGGTTAGTCGCGCGATCTCGCGGCAGACTTTTATTCGGAGGCGGTTTTCTCCTCGCGCCGGGAAAGTGGTCGCGGCGCGCCGTCTTCCGCTTCGGGCCGCGCGCTGCCTTCAAGCAAGCCACGCGCCTGCGCTTCGTATTGCGCCAGATCTTCGAGTGTCGCGTTCAGATCTTCCAACTGCCTTTCGAGCACTTCGCGATGGCGCGTCACCGTCGCGAGGAACGCGTTGAGCTGCGGGACGGTGTCGGTCGGCGATTCGTACAGGTCGAGCAGGTCGCGGATTTCCGACAGCGTGAAGCCGAGCCGCTTGCCGCGCAGCGTCAGCTTGAGCCGTGTGCGGTCGCGGCCCGAATACACGCGTCGCAGACCGCCTGAGCCTTCGCGGCTCGGTGAGAGTAAACCCTGGTCTTCGTAGAAGCGGATCGCGCGCGGCGTCACGTCGAATTCACGTGCCAGTTCGGTGATCGTGTATTGCGTGTTCATCAGAGATGTCCGTCGGGGTGCCCGGCCGGCTGGGCAAAAAACGAATTGGACGTAAGATCGACGTTTACGTTATCGTCAACCTGAACAAAGCGCAACTACGCGACGCACCCGGCGAGTGGCAAACCGTTTTTGTCACGCTTTTGCCGCGTGCGAATCGCGCAAGCAAGGAGAAGACATCCGCAATGAACGCACTTGAACACCAGCTCGACTATCCCTTCAGCGACACACTTCCGGAACCCGGCCAGGCGCTCGAAGTGGCGCCCGGCGTGCACTGGTTGCGCATGCCGTTACCGTTCGCACTCGATCACATCAACCTGTGGCTGCTGCGCGACCAAATCGACGGGCAAGAAGGCTGGACGATCGTCGATTGCGGGGTTGCGACCGACGCGATCAGGACGAACTGGGAAAAGGTGTTCGATACGGTGCTGGACGGCTTGCCGGTGTTGCGCGTGATCGTCACGCATTGCCATCCGGATCATCTCGGCCTCGCGGACTGGATCTGCACTGGCGGCGACAGGAAACGCTGGGAGGTACGGCTGTGGATCTCGCTGGGCGAGTACATGCTGGGCCGCGTAATGGCGGCTGGAGACGGTTCGAACGCAGGCGGGGAGGGGGCGGCCCGTCACTTCGCGCGGCACGGTTTGTCCGATCAGGCGTCGCTCGACAAGCTGCGCAATCGCACAAGCTACTACTCGAATCTTGTGCCCTCGATACCGCGCCAGTACCGGCGTATGCGCGAGGGCGATGCGCTCGCGATCGGCGGCCGTACGTGGCGGATCGTGACGGGCTACGGTCATTCACCTGAACATTGCGCACTGCATTGCGACGAGACCGGCCTGCTGATTTCCGGCGATATGGTGCTGCCGCGCATTTCGACGAACGTGTCGGTGTTCGACATCGAGCCGGAAGGCAATCCGCTTGCGCTCTATCTGGATTCGCTGAAACGCTACGAAACAATGGCCGCTGACACGCTCGTGCTGCCGTCGCACGGCAAGCCGTTTCGCGGTGTTCATACGCGTATCGGACAACTGCGCGATCACCATGATGCGCGGCTCGCCGAGGTGCGCGCCGCATGCGCAGAAAAGCCGCAGAGCGCAGCCGATATCGTGCCGTTGATGTTCAAGCGTCAACTCGATATTCACCAACTGACGTTTGCGATGGGTGAGGCGCTCGCGCACCTGCATCTGCTGTGGCTCGCGGGTGAGTTGAAGCGCACGCATGACGCGGATGGTGTGATCCGGTTTTCTTCGTAGTCGTCGCCGCGCGGCAATGCGCTGCAACGAAACAGGCCCGGTGCATCGCAACCGGGCCTGTTTTTTATGCGCAAGACATTCTTTTACTGCACGTTCACCGTCGTAAAGTTCTGCCGGCCGAACGGGCTCACGTTATATCCGCTTACGTTTGTGCGCGTGATCGCTGCCGCAGTCGGATACCCAAGAGGAATCCAAAGCGCCTGATCGTGGATGATCTTCTGCGCCGCTTCATACGCCTTCGCACGCTTTGCCTGATCCGGCGTGGCCTTGCCTTCGGCGATCAGCTTGTCGAGCTGCGGATCGCAATAGCGCGCGAAGTTGATCCCTGACTTCACCGCATTGCAGCTAAAGAGCGGCGACAGATAGTTGTCCGGATCGCCATTGTCGCCAGCCCAGCCCATGAACAGCGTGTCATGCTGGCCCTGCTTCGCTTCCTTGATCAGTTCGCCCCACTCGATCACCTTCACCTCTGCCTTCACGCCGATCTTCGCGAAGTCTGCCTGCAACAGCTCCGCGCCGGCCTTCGGATTCGGGTTCAGCACGCTGCCGTTCGGACGCACCCAGATCGTGGTCTCGAAGCCGTTTGCGAGGCCCGCATCGGCGAGCAGCTTCTTTGCCTTCGCGACATCGTACGGGTACGCCTGGATCGACGTGTCATAGCTCCAGGTGTTCGGCGGATAGGGATTGGTCGCGGGCGACGCCGTGTTGTCGAACACGGTTTTCAGGTACGTCGGGCGATCGAAAGCCATGTTCAGCGCCTGACGCACCTTGGGATTGTCGAGCGGCTTCTTCTCCGTGTTCAGGGCGACGAACGCCGTCATGAACGCCGGAGTCTGCACCACATTAAGCGCCTTGTCGGTTTTCGCATCGGCGACGTCCTGCGGCTTGGGCGACAACGCGATCTGGCATTCGCCTGCCTTCACCTTCTGCGCGCGCACCGTTGCATCCGGCGTGATCGCGTAGATCAGGCGATCGATCTTCGGCTTCGGGCCCCAGTAGGTGTGGTTCACGTCATAGCG
Protein-coding regions in this window:
- the can gene encoding carbonate dehydratase; protein product: MTTNAQPSANPLAQLFENNEAWVERKLSEDPEYFSRLADQQTPEYLWIGCSDSRVPANQIIGLPPGEVFVHRNIANVVVHSDLNCLSVIQFAVDLLKVKHIMVVGHYGCSGVGAALHGRRVGLADNWLHHIQDVRAKHAALLEEWPMGEARHRRLVELNTIEQVVNVCRTTIVNDAWARGQELTVHGWAYGVHDGRVRNLGMTINEPGALAATYEHCVAAVSASRAHEADNDVVAADAAKLGDVPAVVEGVIKELKHE
- a CDS encoding acyl-CoA dehydrogenase family protein: MVLDQDHLMVRDAVRTFVRDAVTPHAAQWDRDRTFPKDVHRQLAELGAYGVLVPEEYGGAGLDALALALILEEIAAGDGGTSTAISVNNCPVCSILLTYGNEAQKHDWLTPLAHGEMLGAFCLTEPQAGSDASALRTTATRDGDVYLLNGVKQFITSGANGDVAIVMAVTDKAAGKRGISAFIVPTKTPGYVVARLEDKLGQHSSDTAQIVFEDCRVPAANLIGAEGEGYRIALSGLEGGRIGIAAQSVGMARAAFEAALAYAKERESFGQPLFAHQAVQFRLADMATQLEAARQLIWHAASLKDAGQPCLTEAAMAKLFASEAAERICSAALQIHGGYGYLSDFPVERIYRDVRVCQIYEGTSDIQKILIARGLN
- a CDS encoding ABC transporter substrate-binding protein, which gives rise to MRFKLLAAALLATAPALVLAKSLTVCTESSPDGFDVVQFNSLVTTNASADVIFNSLVSYDEAARKVVPALAGNWDVSADGLTYTFHLRPNVQFQTTDYFKPTRALNADDVVFTFARMLDDSNPWHKVAGASGFPHAQSMGLVKLVKSVSKVDDNTVKFELNEPNATFVPILSMGFASIYSAEYADQLLKAGKEVDLNAKPVGTGPFVLKSYTKDAVIRYDVNHTYWGPKPKIDRLIYAITPDATVRAQKVKAGECQIALSPKPQDVADAKTDKALNVVQTPAFMTAFVALNTEKKPLDNPKVRQALNMAFDRPTYLKTVFDNTASPATNPYPPNTWSYDTSIQAYPYDVAKAKKLLADAGLANGFETTIWVRPNGSVLNPNPKAGAELLQADFAKIGVKAEVKVIEWGELIKEAKQGQHDTLFMGWAGDNGDPDNYLSPLFSCNAVKSGINFARYCDPQLDKLIAEGKATPDQAKRAKAYEAAQKIIHDQALWIPLGYPTAAAITRTNVSGYNVSPFGRQNFTTVNVQ
- a CDS encoding MBL fold metallo-hydrolase, with protein sequence MNALEHQLDYPFSDTLPEPGQALEVAPGVHWLRMPLPFALDHINLWLLRDQIDGQEGWTIVDCGVATDAIRTNWEKVFDTVLDGLPVLRVIVTHCHPDHLGLADWICTGGDRKRWEVRLWISLGEYMLGRVMAAGDGSNAGGEGAARHFARHGLSDQASLDKLRNRTSYYSNLVPSIPRQYRRMREGDALAIGGRTWRIVTGYGHSPEHCALHCDETGLLISGDMVLPRISTNVSVFDIEPEGNPLALYLDSLKRYETMAADTLVLPSHGKPFRGVHTRIGQLRDHHDARLAEVRAACAEKPQSAADIVPLMFKRQLDIHQLTFAMGEALAHLHLLWLAGELKRTHDADGVIRFSS
- a CDS encoding acetyl-CoA C-acetyltransferase, with product MSETKHDPVVIVSVARTPMAAFQGDFATLTASQLGSVAIKAAVERAGLKPEQIDEVVMGCVLPAGQGQAPARQAALGAGLPLATGSTTVNKMCGSGMRAAMFAHDMLIAGSVDVMVAGGMESMTNAPYLLPKARAGMRMGHGQVLDHMFLDGLEDAYEKGRLMGTFAEECAGSFDFTREAQDAFAVESLQRAKRANEDGSFAWEIAPVTVESRKGEVNVDRDEQPFKANLDKIPTLKPAFSKTGTVTAANSSSISDGAAALVMMRESTAKQLGVTPLARIVGHKTFAQEPAKFTTAPVGAISKLFEKNGWRAQDVDLYEINEAFAVVTMAAMKVHSLPHDKVNVNGGACALGHPIGASGARILVTLIGALKQRGLRRGVASLCIGGGEATAMGVELV
- a CDS encoding MerR family DNA-binding transcriptional regulator; amino-acid sequence: MNTQYTITELAREFDVTPRAIRFYEDQGLLSPSREGSGGLRRVYSGRDRTRLKLTLRGKRLGFTLSEIRDLLDLYESPTDTVPQLNAFLATVTRHREVLERQLEDLNATLEDLAQYEAQARGLLEGSARPEAEDGAPRPLSRREEKTASE
- a CDS encoding SDR family oxidoreductase, which produces MKTVLIVGASRGIGREFARQYKRAGWRVLATARDDASLDALADLGAETFPLDVTEPEEIAALGWKLDGEPLNAAVIVSGVYGPRTEGIETITAEDFDHVMITNVRGPMQLIPMLLPLVEDAGGVLAVLSSKMGSLNEATGTTGWLYRASKAALNDAIKIASLQTRSAACIALHPGWVRTDMGGAQAAIDPERSVAGMRDVLAQAAGAHAAFNGRFYQYDGTPLEW
- the aceK gene encoding bifunctional isocitrate dehydrogenase kinase/phosphatase, whose protein sequence is MNHFPKLLSSQIGFDVAQTMLEGFDRHYRIFREAAIHAKALFEAGDWHALQRLARERITSYDERVEECVVLLEDEYDAENIDDEVWQQIKLHYIGLLTTHRQPECAETFFNSVCCKILHRSYFNNDFIFVRPAISTEYIENDEPAAKPTYRAYYPGKDGLAATLERIVTNFQLEPPFEDLTRDVGCVIQAIRDAFGNFVEAANFQIHVLSSLFYRNKSAYIVGRIINGDALLPFAVAVRHTRPGVLALDTVLLRREQLLIIFSFSHSYFLVDMEVPSAYVEFLGTIMQGKPKAEIYTSVGLQKQGKNLFYRDLLHHLSHSSDQFIIAPGIRGLVMLVFTLPSFPYVFKLIKDRFPLPKETTREQVQQKYQLVKRHDRVGRMADTLEYSSVALPLSRLDHALLCELEKEVPSMLEYEGEDLVIKHLYIERRMVPLNLFLQNGSDADVDHGIKEYGDAVKELMQANIFPGDMLYKNFGVTRHGRVVFYDYDEIEYLTDCNVRAVPPPRNDEDEMSDEPWYTVRPHDIFPETYGTFLLGDPRVRASFMKHHADFFDPKLWQTHKDHLLKGELPDFFPYDRSMRFCVRYQARFAGEDGAPQDTDSERAMRAA